In a single window of the Pocillopora verrucosa isolate sample1 chromosome 4, ASM3666991v2, whole genome shotgun sequence genome:
- the LOC131795980 gene encoding LOW QUALITY PROTEIN: 5'-deoxynucleotidase HDDC2-like (The sequence of the model RefSeq protein was modified relative to this genomic sequence to represent the inferred CDS: inserted 1 base in 1 codon), whose product MADILKFMTLVGKLKTTKRTGWVYRGVKSPESVSDHMYRMAVMSFLLNSREEGSNINRDHCIKLALVHDMAECIVGDITPFDGVSKEEKHKREKETMEHLSSLVGEEAGKEFLLLWKEYEAQETEEARFVKDLDRXEMILQAHEYEESEGKTGTGWLQEFFDCTKDKFQHAIVKEWVEQLNRLRHQPKD is encoded by the exons ATGGCTGATATTCTGAAATTTATGACTTTAGTGGGTAAACTTAAAACTACTAAACGTACTGGTTGGGTATACCGCGGGGTGAAATCGCCAGAGAGCGTTTCAGATCACATGTACCGAATGGCTGTGATGAGTTTTCTCTTGAACAGTCGTGAAGAAGGTTCAAACATCAATCGAGATCATTGTATTAAACTAGCGCTGGTTCATGACATGGCAGAGTGCATCGTTGGCGATATTACACCATTCGATGGAGTGAGCAAGGAAGAGAAACACAAGCGTGAGAAGGAAACTATGGAACATTTATCGAGTTTGGTTGGGGAAGAAGCAGGGAAGGAATTTCTGCTATTATGGAAGGAATACGAAGCCCAGGAGACTGAGGAGGCCAGATTTGTGAAAGATTTGGATC TTGAGATGATTTTACAAGCTCATGAGTATGAAGAAAGCGAAGGGAAGACAGGAACTGGATGGCTTCAAGAATTCTTTGATTGCACTAAAGATAAATTCCAGCATGCCATCGTGAAAGAGTGGGTGGAACAGCTTAATCGATTAAGGCACCAGCCAAAAGACTAA
- the LOC131795972 gene encoding LOW QUALITY PROTEIN: aminoacyl tRNA synthase complex-interacting multifunctional protein 1 (The sequence of the model RefSeq protein was modified relative to this genomic sequence to represent the inferred CDS: inserted 1 base in 1 codon; deleted 1 base in 1 codon), translating into MLRGLNCWCGNKGIFFRSNSLRHIFQSRIMMNTGGEVVERLEKRAVEAEETISLLKSQLYFYRKQQKKTNSLGSLLLFVKDISALKQENEHLRQEVDKLKAELEYWEVRNGLKQVILPGKAQGTSFIEQEKVEALVAEQAEVRPEKAKEEKPMEKKQKKEKAEKKRKGETKSCRRSGHTVEPDVSRIDFRVGKIVSAKRHPDADTLFVEEIDVGEEXPRTVCSGLVGSVPLEELQDRVVIVMCNLKPVKMRGITSQAMVMCASPDDRSSFELLNAPEGSVPGDRVTFDGFPGEPDKQLNPKRKVWEQVKPHLRTNDAGIACYKDTPFSVSGKGVCTSSKFLRHP; encoded by the exons ATGCTTCGAGGGCTTAATTGTTGGTGTGGAAATAAGGGCATTTTCTTCAGGAGTAACAGTTTGAGGCATATTTTTCAGTCGAGAATTATGATGAATACGGGTGGAGAAGTTGTAGAGCGACTTGAAAAACGTGCAGTGGAAGCTGAAGAGACCATTTCCCTGTTGAAATCTCAGTTGTACTTTTACAGAAAGCAACAG AAGAAGACGAATTCATTGGGAT CTCTGCTGCTTTTTGTGAAGGATATTTCAGCTCTCAAACAAGAGAATGAGCACTTGAGGCAGGAAGTTGACAAACTTAAAGCAGAGCTGGAATATTGGGAAGTGAGGAATGGAT tgaaacaaGTTATTCTCCCAGGTAAGGCGCAAGGCACATCTTTCattgaacaagaaaaagttGAAGCACTTGTCGCTGAACAAGCAGAAGTGAGACctgaaaaagcaaaagaagagAAGCcaatggaaaag aaacagaagaaagagaaagcagagaaaaaaaggaaaggagaaaCCAAAAGCTGTAGAAG AAGCGGCCACACTGTGGAACCTGATGTGTCTCGTATTGACTTCCGTGTGGGTAAAATAGTGTCCGCCAAACGTCACCCTGATGCTGATACACTGTTTGTGGAAGAAA ttgatGTTGGAGAAG GTCCCCGAACAGTTTGCAGTGGCCTTGTAGGATCAGTGCCTCTAGAGGAACTTCAG GATCGTGTTGTAATCGTGATGTGCAACCTTAAGCCAGTAAA AATGCGCGGTATCACGTCGCAAGCCATGGTGATGTGTGCAAGTCCCGATGACAGATCGTCGTTTGAACTACTGAATGCGCCCGAGGGCAGCGTGCCTGGCGACAGGGTCACATTTGATGGCTTTCCAGGGGAACCAGACAAGCAGTTGAATCCAAAGAGAAAG GTTTGGGAGCAAGTGAAGCCTCACCTTCGTACAAACGATGCAGGGATCGCATGCTACAAGGATACTCCTTTCAGTGTATCTGGAAAAGGTGTTTGTACATCGAGCAAATTTTTAAGGCACCCATAA